The Thermoanaerobaculia bacterium genome contains the following window.
GTGACCCTGGACTACGGCGGCGTCGCGGTCGCGGACTTCGACGGCGACGGGCGCCCCGACATCGCCACCGCGTCGCACTCGCAGAGCGTCCACGTCTTCCTCAATCGGGGCGGAGGGAAGTACCAGGTCAGCGACCAGGGACTCCCCCCGAAACTGACGTCGCAGGCGGTCGCGGCGTTCGACGTGAACGGCGACGGGCGTCCGGACCTCGCGGTTTCGCAGGACATGGTCAACAACACCCTCCGGAAGGAGACCGGTACCGACCCGTACCAGGTTCGAATCTTCCTCAACCAGGGAAAAGGAAAGTGGCAGGCAGACCGCGAGGCGATCAAGGGCCCGTGTTTTTCGTTCAATCTCTTTCCGGTGGATCTGAGCGGCGCCGGCCCGCGCGACCTCCTCACGGGTTGCCGCGCGCTCGGCGGCTGGGGGCTGACCTGGAAGAACGACGGTAAGGGGAAGTTCTCGAACGAGTTGTTCGAGATCATCGAGCAGGCCGCCTACCACTACGCGGTCGCGCCCGGAACCTTCGGCTCCTCTCGCCACACCGCCTTCGCGGACCTCTACGAAAAGAACGCCGGGGGGCTCGATTCGACGGGGCTGAACGTCTACTACAAGGACCCGACGGGGTGGCACAAAGTCCCGGTTTGGCGGCAGAAGCGCTACCGGACCCGGTTGACCTCGGTAGCCATGGGCGACCTGGACGGGGACGGCCTCGACGACCTCGTCTTCCCGGATCGCACCGCGGGAAAGGTGCGAATTTTCTTCCAGATGGCCGAAGGCCGGTTCGAGGAGGCTCCGGAGGAGTCGGAGCCGCCTCTGGACTCTCCGGCGGCCGACACCCGCCTGGTGGACGTCAACGGGGACGGCCGTCTCGATATCGTCATGGCCAAGACCGGTTTTTCGGAGCGTCCGAAGGACCGGGGGGGATTCGAGGTGCTCCTGAACCAGGGGAAGTGAGAATGCTGCCGGAGCATATTTTTGAGAAAAACCCTTGACTTGGGGAGGGAATATCCCCGATCATCTGCGGCGAAGGCCCGCGCAGCGGGAAATCGAACTAACCACTGGGGAGCATAGACAAGACTTTCGGGATATCGAAGGAACGAAAAGTATCGGAGGTGATGGAATCGCGTTGACGCAGGGTCGAACTCATTTTCGGTGTTCTTTTCCGGTAAGAAAATTGAAGCTTTTGAAAGAGGAGATCTCAATGAAGAAGGTTTTGGTTACGCTGGTGGCGGTTGCCACGCTGGCCGCTTTCGCGGGCACGGCGTCGGCTGTCACCTGCACGATCGACCACAAACCGGCGGCGACGCTCCTGCTCCCGTACTTCCAGACCTCGGTCTCGAATGCGGGCGGCGCGATCGCCCCGACGCCTTTCGGCGGCGGGCTCAACGGCACCGATACGCTGGTCACCGTG
Protein-coding sequences here:
- a CDS encoding VCBS repeat-containing protein, with the translated sequence ACSSSSTTQKPAPPAPAAQTAAPPPSPAGVVHEQPLAKTNPDVVEETPAYSVQRFKKSDMVRVDEHRIRYPFTTIPMAIYREDADYYYVRTEKVTPEEMNSARAERREKATEGEAQKLAELEAQAKTNPLLVTPEQFDTLLPPRRKTGVAFQRAGEGLPTKGQWRQNIAVADLDGDGHPDIVATPARLSGQQRLHVYLGDGHGAFREQTVQLVDAAGKPTKVTLDYGGVAVADFDGDGRPDIATASHSQSVHVFLNRGGGKYQVSDQGLPPKLTSQAVAAFDVNGDGRPDLAVSQDMVNNTLRKETGTDPYQVRIFLNQGKGKWQADREAIKGPCFSFNLFPVDLSGAGPRDLLTGCRALGGWGLTWKNDGKGKFSNELFEIIEQAAYHYAVAPGTFGSSRHTAFADLYEKNAGGLDSTGLNVYYKDPTGWHKVPVWRQKRYRTRLTSVAMGDLDGDGLDDLVFPDRTAGKVRIFFQMAEGRFEEAPEESEPPLDSPAADTRLVDVNGDGRLDIVMAKTGFSERPKDRGGFEVLLNQGK